A region from the Coffea eugenioides isolate CCC68of chromosome 9, Ceug_1.0, whole genome shotgun sequence genome encodes:
- the LOC113782191 gene encoding putative F-box protein At1g67623, translated as MANEQKGRSTTCILSLPTEVLSEVLARVASCSSTDLFRAKLCCKLFYEVSEADNIYHRVSMDKFEIVPWSKNDQVSRFLKKCRESKNPEALYRKGVVDYFTDKHEDSALECLEEAANSGHADAAYALGIIYIFLGGDELKRKGMRLLSGLKKSRILKAKQFHPRHNLRALLRMIWVKNPLFLKPTPICCAMTHERKTSSWPMDADDVEEESTCEACACDEEIGAICAALPYR; from the exons ATGGCCAACGAACAAAAAGGGCGTTCAACAACCTGCATCCTGTCCCTTCCGACCGAGGTGCTATCCGAGGTGCTTGCACGTGTCGCATCTTGTTCATCCACTGATCTTTTCCGGGCAAAACTATG CTGTAAGTTGTTTTACGAAGTTTCGGAAGCAGACAACATTTACCACCGGGTGTCAATGGATAAGTTTGAAATCGTGCCGTGGTCAAAAAACGACCAAGTGTCGAGGTTCTTGAAGAAGTGTAGAGAAAGCAAAAATCCAGAAGCCTTGTATCGAAAAGGAGTG GTTGATTATTTTACGGACAAGCATGAGGACTCAGCATTGGAATGCCTGGAAGAAGCTGCCAATTCAGGCCATGCGGATGCGGCATATGCGTTGGGAATAATTTACATCTTTCTTGGTGGGGACGAGTTAAAGCGCAAAGGTATGCGACTGCTGAGCGGGTTGAAGAAATCCAGAATTCTGAAAGCCAAACAATTTCATCCTCGTCACAATTTGCGAGCGCTGCTGAGGATGATATGGGTCAAGAACCCTTTGTTTCTAAAGCCAACGCCCATTTGTTGTGCCATGACACACGAGAGGAAAACATCTTCATGGCCTATGGATGCCGATGACGTGGAGGAGGAGAGTACATGTGAAGCCTGCGCTTGCGATGAAGAAATTGGAGCAATTTGTGCTGCCCTACCTTATCGTTAG
- the LOC113782190 gene encoding protein FAR1-RELATED SEQUENCE 5-like produces MGQDGALKTQLMTWCRKQRINQMALDVCGRLRSFDLNQEPECDRDTFIEESGGSIGGHEDEEADELVGAIGVDDVMKLTFDTEEEAGEFYNLYAKLSGFGIRKSNAKRDADGISRFRKWVCCCEGYRNEKWFNYEDRKREAKPITRTGCGACFRVKYDIESVKYVVTRFIMEHNHPLASEASVQHIRSHRKVSDAEYAQAKSLKLVGARICQIMKHFVIKAGGYSNVGFCIKDLYNRMDEERRKDIFNGDAEGALGFLAAKKDADDMFFYKYHVDNEGRLAMLFWADSKSRADFSVFGDVLVFDTTYKTNKYRKPLVVLAGVNNHLNSTVFGCALLSDERIETYEWVLSTFVEAMKGRKPVAVMTDGDSAMRRAIKNLLPDACHRLCSWHLHRNARSNIRCEEFNNRFYNLMARKCSTLEFEDRWARLVNECGVVENEWVKKLYRRRRLWAEAYLRGHFFAGMRSTQRCEKMNAFLNEYLNEKMRLYEFVRSFDLAIAWLRHTESKAVHTSENTKPVLTTILPELEGSAAEVFTRNVFFMVRKHLNRQGLLISEGWSEDGGNRTYYYSKYGGHEISWRVDYDRSMEKLICSCMKFESKGIPCAHMFRVMVVEGMNRIPEACISKRWTKGVHCSNNGMKEFVADEQLTQMARYGTLKSSCNTMCYYASYMDDAFNDLQQMFDKHSVDLKEKWIDRGYGGDGFAMDSRVRNDRSRRTFGLLDPRVSRCKGDHKHAEAKKKRKCGHCRQATTNEHAHTKRIRTTQQLMMIIWKTVWMTRWKNHLKLVRAAATQANGEDKHLYHNHSVAVEGTQVANKEVQEKDEALLL; encoded by the exons ATGGGGCAGGATGGGGCGCTTAAAACTCAACTCATGACATGGTGCAGGAAACAGAGAATTAATCAAATGGCGTTGGATGTTTGCGGCAGGTTAAGGTCATTTGACCTTAACCAAGAACCTGAGTGTGACCGAGACACATTCATTGAAGAAAGCGGTGGTTCAATAGGAGGACACGAAGATGAGGAGGCAGATGAATTGGTGGGCGCAATAGGCGTGGATGACGTAATGAAATTAACATTTGACACGGAAGAAGAAGCTGGGGAATTCTATAATTTGTATGCGAAACTAAGCGGATTTGGGATTCGTAAAAGTAATGCCAAACGAGATGCAGATGGCATTTCAAGATTTAGAAAATGGGTATGTTGCTGTGAAGGTTACAGGAATGAAAAGTGGTTTAATTATGAAGACCGGAAAAGAGAAGCAAAACCAATCACAAGAACCGGGTGTGGGGCTTGCTTTCGCGTGAAATATGACATAGAATCGGTAAAGTATGTGGTGACACGTTTCATTATGGAGCACAATCACCCGCTGGCATCAGAGGCAAGTGTGCAACACATTAGGTCGCATAGAAAAGTGAGCGATGCAGAATATGCGCAGGCAAAAAGTCTAAAGTTGGTTGGGGCCAGAATATGCCAGATAATGAAACATTTTGTTATCAAAGCCGGAGGGTATAGTAACGTGGGATTTTGCATTAAGGATTTGTATAACCGAATGGACGAGGAACGTAGAAAAGATATTTTTAATGGCGATGCAGAAGGGGCACTTGGGTTCTTGGCAGCGAAGAAGGATGccgatgacatgttcttttatAAATATCATGTAGATAACGAAGGAAGATTGGCAATGTTGTTTTGGGCAGATTCTAAATCTCGTGCGGACTTCAGTGTATTTGGAGATGTATTGGTGTTTGATACaacatacaaaacaaataaataccgCAAGCCACTAGTTGTACTTGCAGGGGTAAACAACCATTTGAACAGTACTGTTTTTGGCTGTGCACTGCTATCAGATGAGAGGATTGAAACATATGAATGGGTGCTAAGTACATTTGTAGAGGCTATGAAAGGTAGAAAGCCAGTAGCAGTGATGACAGATGGGGACAGTGCAATGAGAAGAGCTATAAAGAATCTTCTCCCGGATGCTTGTCACAGGCTATGTTCGTGGCACTTGCATAGAAATGCACGGAGTAATATTCGCTGCGAGGAGTTTAATAACAGGTTCTATAACCTGATGGCGAGAAAGTGTAGCACTCTTGAGTTTGAGGATCGGTGGGCTAGGTTGGTTAATGAATGTGGGGTGGTAGAGAATGAGTGGGTGAAGAAATTGTACCGTAGGAGAAGGTTATGGGCAGAGGCCTATTTACGCGGTCATTTTTTTGCAGGTATGAGAAGTACTCAAAGGTGTGAGAAAATGAATGCTTTTTTGAACGAGTACTTGAATGAAAAAATGCGACTATATGAATTCGTTAGAAGTTTTGATTTGGCAATAGCATGGCTTCGACATACCGAGAGCAAAGCAGTTCACACAAGCGAAAACACAAAACCAGTCTTAACCACAATCCTGCCCGAATTAGAGGGGAGCGCAGCGGAGGTGTTTACAAGGAATGTGTTCTTCATGGTGAGGAAGCATTTGAACAGGCAAGGACTTCTAATTTCTGAGGGCTGGAGCGAGGATGGAGGGAATCGTACATATTATTACTCGAAATATGGTGGACACGAAATAAGTTGGAGGGTGGATTATGATAGGTCAATGGAGAAGCTAATCTGCTCTTGCATGAAATTCGAGTCAAAGGGGATTCCTTGTGCTCACATGTTTCGCGTGATGGTGGTAGAAGGAATGAACAGGATCCCAGAAGCATGCATTTCGAAGCGGTGGACAAAGGGAGTTCACTGTAGTAATAATGGAATGAAAGAATTTGTTGCAGACGAACAGCTGACACAAATGGCCAGATATGGCACTTTAAAGTCCAGCTGTAATACTATGTGTTACTATGCCTCCTACATGGATGATGCGTTTAATGACCTGCAACAGATGTTTGACAAGCATTCTGTGGACCTAAAGGAGAAGTGGATTGATAGGGGATATGGGGGAGATGGATTTGCAATGGATTCAAGAGTGAGGAACGATAGAAGTAGAAGAACATTCGGGCTGTTAGATCCTAGGGTGTCCCGGTGTAAAGGTGATCACAAGCATGCAGaagcaaagaagaaaagaaagtgtgGTCATTGCAG GCAGGCCACAACCAACGAACATGCCCATACAAAAAGAATTCGCACAACACAGCAGTTGATGATGATTATATGGAAAACTGTTTGGATGACTCGctggaaaaatcatttgaaattgGTACGGGCTGCAGCGACTCAGGCGAATGGAGAGGACAAGCATTTGTACCACAACCATTCGGTAGCGGTGGAAGGGACACAGGTGGCCAACAAAGAAGTCCAGGAGAAAGATGAGGCACTACTGTTGTGA